A stretch of the Chitiniphilus purpureus genome encodes the following:
- a CDS encoding rhodanese-like domain-containing protein, which translates to MSEANVILQRARERAGQLGLPYSGALTPAEAHLLMQQPVGATVVDVRTAAEWQFVGIVPGAELIEWKRYPGMAPNPEFLAQLKQKVDPQRVVLFLCRSGARSHDAAALAASHGYAEAYNILEGFEGDRDAAQHRNTVNGWKAAGLPWVQG; encoded by the coding sequence ATGAGCGAAGCAAACGTGATCCTGCAGCGGGCGCGCGAGCGCGCTGGCCAGTTGGGGCTGCCCTATTCGGGCGCGCTGACGCCTGCCGAAGCACACCTGCTGATGCAACAGCCGGTCGGTGCCACCGTCGTCGACGTGCGCACCGCGGCGGAGTGGCAGTTCGTCGGCATTGTCCCCGGTGCTGAATTGATCGAGTGGAAACGCTATCCCGGCATGGCGCCCAACCCGGAGTTCCTGGCACAGCTGAAGCAGAAGGTCGACCCGCAGCGCGTGGTGCTGTTCCTGTGCCGCTCCGGCGCACGCAGCCACGATGCCGCCGCCCTGGCCGCGAGCCACGGCTATGCCGAGGCCTACAACATCCTGGAAGGCTTCGAAGGCGACCGGGACGCCGCGCAGCACCGCAACACCGTGAACGGCTGGAAGGCGGCCGGACTGCCCTGGGTGCAGGGGTGA
- the glnA gene encoding type I glutamate--ammonia ligase: MAAADVLKLIQENDIKFVDLRFTDTIGKEQHVTVPAHVVDEEWFSNGHAFDGSSITGWKGIQASDMLLMPDPATANIDPFFDEPTVFLTCDVIEPDTGKGYDRDPRSIARRAEAYLKASGLGDTAYFGPEPEFFIFDGVRWGVDMSGCFLKISSDEGAWATADDTEGGNLGHRPRVKGGYFPVPPVDSHQDIRATMVLVLEELGVPVEVFHHEVANAGQNEIGTKFSTLVQRADWTQILKYVVHNVAHQYGKTATFMPKPIVGDNGSGMHVHQSVWKDGKNLFAGNGYAGLSEFALYYIGGIIKHAKALNAITNPGTNSYKRLVPHYEAPVKLAYSARNRSASIRIPHVASDKGRRIEARFPDPLANPYLAFSALLMAGLDGVQNKIHPGDPADKNLYDLPPEEDKLIPTVCASLDEALAALDADREFLTRGGVFTNEWIDSYIELKMNEVNRIRMTTHPVEFDMYYSL, encoded by the coding sequence ATGGCGGCAGCCGACGTTCTCAAGTTGATTCAGGAAAACGACATCAAGTTCGTGGACCTGCGTTTCACCGATACCATCGGCAAGGAGCAGCACGTCACTGTGCCGGCCCACGTTGTGGACGAGGAATGGTTCAGCAACGGCCACGCCTTCGATGGCTCCTCGATCACCGGCTGGAAGGGCATCCAGGCTTCCGACATGCTGCTGATGCCGGACCCGGCCACCGCCAACATCGATCCGTTCTTCGACGAACCGACCGTGTTCCTCACCTGCGACGTGATCGAACCCGATACCGGCAAGGGCTATGACCGCGACCCGCGCTCGATCGCCAGGCGCGCCGAAGCCTATCTGAAGGCATCGGGCCTGGGCGACACCGCCTACTTCGGTCCGGAACCCGAATTCTTCATCTTCGACGGCGTGCGCTGGGGCGTGGACATGTCCGGCTGCTTCCTCAAGATCAGCTCGGACGAAGGTGCCTGGGCCACCGCCGATGACACCGAAGGCGGCAACCTCGGTCACCGTCCGCGCGTCAAGGGCGGCTACTTCCCGGTCCCGCCGGTCGACAGCCACCAGGACATCCGCGCCACCATGGTGCTGGTGCTCGAAGAGCTGGGCGTGCCGGTGGAAGTGTTCCACCACGAAGTGGCCAACGCCGGCCAGAACGAGATCGGCACCAAGTTCAGCACGCTGGTGCAGCGCGCCGACTGGACCCAGATCCTGAAGTACGTGGTCCACAACGTGGCCCACCAGTACGGCAAGACCGCCACCTTCATGCCCAAGCCCATCGTCGGCGACAACGGCTCCGGCATGCACGTGCACCAATCCGTGTGGAAGGACGGCAAGAACCTGTTCGCGGGCAACGGCTATGCCGGCCTGTCGGAGTTCGCGCTGTACTACATCGGCGGCATCATCAAGCATGCCAAGGCGCTCAACGCCATCACCAACCCGGGTACCAACTCGTACAAGCGTCTGGTGCCGCACTACGAAGCGCCGGTGAAGCTTGCGTACTCCGCACGCAACCGCTCCGCCTCGATCCGCATCCCGCACGTGGCGTCCGACAAGGGCCGCCGCATCGAGGCACGCTTCCCGGATCCGCTGGCCAACCCGTACCTCGCCTTCTCGGCACTGCTGATGGCCGGCCTCGATGGCGTGCAGAACAAGATCCACCCGGGCGATCCGGCCGACAAGAACCTGTACGACTTGCCGCCGGAAGAGGACAAGCTGATCCCGACCGTGTGCGCCTCGCTCGACGAAGCACTGGCCGCGCTGGATGCGGACCGCGAGTTCCTGACCCGTGGCGGCGTGTTCACCAACGAGTGGATCGACTCGTACATCGAACTGAAGATGAACGAAGTCAACCGCATCCGGATGACCACGCACCCGGTCGAATTCGACATGTACTACAGCCTGTAA
- a CDS encoding LysE family transporter, whose protein sequence is MLHTTLLVTTIALLAMLSPGPDFFLMVRNAARYPRRAALATAAGINVGIAAHMAYCVAGLAVVIATTPWLFNLLKYAGAAYLIWIGLQALRARGGGTIALEAARQQVGLRQAFMQGLLCNLLNPKATLFFLSVFTQILSVDTTLPAKLWYAFIIWMLGVIWWPLLVFIIQSAAVRRGLARAQSLIDKVLGGVLVALGVKVALS, encoded by the coding sequence ATGCTGCACACCACCCTGCTCGTCACCACCATCGCGCTGCTGGCCATGCTCTCGCCGGGGCCGGACTTCTTTCTGATGGTCAGGAACGCCGCGCGTTATCCGCGCCGGGCGGCGCTCGCCACCGCAGCCGGCATCAATGTCGGCATTGCAGCGCACATGGCGTATTGCGTGGCAGGGCTGGCGGTGGTGATTGCCACCACGCCGTGGCTGTTCAATTTGCTCAAGTACGCGGGCGCGGCCTATCTGATCTGGATCGGCCTGCAGGCGCTGCGCGCGCGCGGCGGCGGCACGATCGCGCTCGAGGCGGCGCGCCAGCAGGTGGGGCTGCGGCAGGCGTTCATGCAAGGGTTGCTGTGCAATCTGCTCAACCCCAAGGCCACACTGTTCTTCCTGTCGGTGTTCACGCAGATACTGAGCGTGGACACCACGCTGCCGGCCAAGCTCTGGTACGCGTTCATCATCTGGATGCTGGGTGTGATCTGGTGGCCGCTGCTGGTGTTCATCATCCAGAGCGCGGCGGTGCGCCGGGGCCTTGCGCGCGCGCAGTCGCTGATCGACAAGGTGCTGGGCGGTGTGCTGGTCGCGCTGGGGGTGAAGGTGGCGCTGTCCTGA